The following are encoded in a window of Ruminiclostridium herbifermentans genomic DNA:
- a CDS encoding DNA topoisomerase 3: MGKKLFITEKPSVAASFANILGLDISKGDRARGFAENKEVIVSWCFGHLVTMAYPDAYNSKYKEWKIEDLPIIPNEYKYVVIDQKGVGKQFEVIQTLMCREDVDLIYCCTDSGREGEYIFRLVYSQSGSDKPAKRVWISSQTEEAVKKGIDEAKSIREYDLLAKAAYSRAKEDWLFGMNLSRMYTCQYGRTLSNYLKESKSSVIPIGRVMTCVLGLVVDRELEIRNFVPQKHYGVKASFKSQDNGIEYFGKWQPKKSKGKKSEEIDEQDKYISKEEAEELIEKLKNKEAVIKKVDVKVKSEQPPLLFNLAELQSEANKKFKLPVDKTLEIAQSLYEKKLISYPRTDSRVLSTDVVAEIPKILNGLFKNESFKDYVLRIKEQGELKVNKTTKRYVDDSKVTDHYAIIPTYVTANLSSLDADSAKIYNLVVKRFLAAFYPVAQYNTVKVETNIEGEIFVSNAKTLLSLGWKEVYEVSAKKDEEEITDSPIHKLVKNEKSEVLGFDLEEKETKPPSRYTDGSLIITMEKAGKFIENEELREQIKTTGIGTSATRSGIIKKLKEIGHISIHSKTQVVTPTLKGEAIVKLVRKTARELLNPSLTASWEKGLAMIENGETTEEIFMEKLHSYIIKSIEKVKNTRDNRNILN; the protein is encoded by the coding sequence TTGGGTAAGAAATTATTTATAACTGAAAAACCATCCGTTGCAGCAAGTTTTGCGAATATCTTAGGACTTGATATCTCTAAAGGAGACAGAGCCAGAGGCTTTGCGGAAAATAAAGAAGTGATAGTTTCATGGTGTTTTGGACACCTTGTCACTATGGCTTATCCTGATGCGTATAATTCAAAATATAAGGAATGGAAAATAGAAGATTTACCAATAATACCTAATGAATATAAATATGTTGTTATAGACCAAAAAGGAGTAGGGAAACAATTTGAGGTAATTCAGACTTTAATGTGCAGAGAGGATGTTGATTTGATTTATTGCTGTACCGATAGTGGGCGTGAAGGAGAATATATCTTCAGACTTGTATATTCACAAAGTGGAAGCGATAAGCCTGCTAAGAGGGTATGGATTTCTTCACAAACAGAGGAAGCTGTAAAAAAAGGTATTGATGAGGCTAAAAGTATAAGAGAATATGATTTGCTTGCCAAGGCTGCTTATAGCAGGGCAAAAGAAGATTGGCTTTTTGGTATGAACCTAAGCAGGATGTATACATGTCAATACGGCAGGACATTATCTAATTACCTAAAAGAAAGCAAGTCTTCGGTTATACCTATTGGAAGGGTTATGACTTGCGTACTTGGTCTTGTAGTTGACAGAGAGCTTGAAATAAGAAATTTTGTTCCCCAAAAGCACTATGGTGTTAAGGCCAGCTTTAAATCACAGGATAATGGTATTGAATATTTCGGTAAATGGCAACCTAAGAAAAGCAAAGGCAAAAAATCTGAGGAAATAGATGAACAGGATAAATACATAAGTAAGGAAGAAGCAGAAGAATTAATTGAAAAGCTTAAGAATAAGGAAGCAGTCATTAAAAAGGTTGATGTAAAGGTGAAGAGCGAACAACCACCTTTGCTATTTAATCTTGCTGAATTACAGTCTGAAGCAAACAAAAAGTTCAAGCTTCCTGTTGACAAAACATTAGAAATAGCTCAGAGCTTATACGAAAAAAAGCTTATTTCTTACCCTAGAACTGACAGTAGAGTTCTTTCAACTGATGTAGTTGCAGAAATACCTAAAATTTTAAACGGGCTTTTCAAAAATGAGTCCTTTAAGGATTATGTACTTAGAATAAAGGAACAAGGAGAGCTTAAGGTAAATAAGACCACAAAAAGATATGTTGATGATAGTAAGGTTACTGATCACTATGCTATTATACCAACCTATGTTACTGCTAATCTGTCAAGCCTTGATGCAGATTCAGCAAAAATATATAACCTTGTCGTAAAGAGATTTCTTGCAGCTTTTTATCCTGTGGCTCAATATAATACGGTAAAGGTTGAAACCAATATAGAGGGTGAAATATTTGTTTCTAATGCAAAGACTTTGCTTAGTTTAGGCTGGAAGGAAGTTTATGAGGTTTCTGCAAAGAAAGATGAGGAAGAAATAACAGATTCTCCTATTCATAAGCTTGTTAAAAATGAAAAAAGCGAAGTGCTTGGTTTTGACTTAGAAGAAAAAGAAACAAAACCTCCTTCAAGATATACAGATGGCTCATTGATTATTACTATGGAGAAGGCTGGAAAATTTATTGAAAATGAAGAGTTACGCGAACAAATAAAAACCACTGGTATTGGTACTTCTGCCACTCGTTCAGGTATTATCAAAAAACTGAAGGAAATTGGACATATAAGCATACACAGCAAGACACAAGTTGTTACGCCAACCTTGAAGGGTGAAGCCATAGTTAAACTTGTAAGAAAAACAGCAAGGGAACTTTTAAACCCATCATTGACAGCAAGCTGGGAAAAAGGACTTGCAATGATAGAAAATGGGGAAACTACAGAGGAAATTTTTATGGAAAAACTGCATTCCTATATAATTAAGTCTATTGAAAAGGTCAAGAACACAAGAGACAATAGAAATATTCTAAATTAA